The following coding sequences are from one Achromobacter sp. B7 window:
- a CDS encoding chemotaxis protein CheB has product MQNRDIVVVAVSTGGLAALEVLLGDLDPGLRASVFVAMHVDGYRSVLPSLLQNRTRWQVQHAEDGQPFAPGVVYIAPPDRHMILQHDATVLTRGPKENFTRPAADPLFRSAAVHYGPRVVGIVLTGRLDDGSAGLKSVHACGGFAIVQDPEDSVAQDMPANAIAAVPTAQVLPLQQIGNAMAKAINTAVAPRAAGSGPSETLRTESRMTETGQSSAAVLERIGRQVGLTCPECGGAIWRVDTGVPVRYRCHTGHAFSSASLNAAQAEQVDDAIWSAARLLRERILLASEEIATGGATADATGRLRASVAQWEAAYQQLRSLAATTDGPLAKTDIA; this is encoded by the coding sequence ATGCAAAACCGAGACATCGTGGTGGTGGCGGTCTCCACGGGCGGCCTGGCCGCGCTGGAGGTCTTGTTGGGCGATCTGGACCCAGGCCTGCGCGCATCGGTGTTCGTGGCGATGCATGTGGACGGCTACCGCAGCGTCCTGCCCAGCCTGCTGCAAAACCGTACGCGCTGGCAGGTGCAACATGCCGAGGATGGCCAGCCCTTCGCGCCCGGCGTCGTCTATATCGCGCCGCCCGACCGGCACATGATTTTGCAGCATGACGCCACAGTGTTGACGCGTGGCCCGAAGGAAAACTTCACGCGGCCGGCGGCGGACCCGTTGTTTCGTTCAGCCGCCGTGCATTACGGGCCGCGCGTCGTGGGCATCGTCCTGACCGGGCGCCTGGACGATGGCTCGGCCGGGCTGAAATCGGTGCACGCGTGTGGCGGTTTTGCCATCGTGCAGGACCCGGAGGACAGCGTGGCGCAGGATATGCCTGCCAACGCGATCGCGGCCGTGCCCACGGCGCAGGTGCTGCCGCTTCAACAAATTGGAAATGCGATGGCTAAAGCGATCAACACAGCAGTGGCGCCTCGCGCAGCGGGCAGCGGGCCGTCCGAAACGCTGCGCACCGAGTCGCGCATGACGGAAACGGGCCAGTCCTCGGCGGCCGTGCTCGAACGCATCGGGCGGCAGGTAGGCCTGACCTGCCCGGAATGTGGCGGCGCAATCTGGCGCGTGGACACGGGCGTGCCCGTCCGGTATCGGTGCCACACCGGTCACGCATTCTCCTCCGCCTCGCTGAACGCCGCGCAGGCCGAGCAGGTTGACGATGCCATCTGGTCCGCCGCCCGCCTGCTGCGCGAGCGTATTTTGCTGGCCAGTGAAGAAATCGCTACGGGCGGGGCAACGGCCGACGCCACGGGCCGGTTGCGGGCGTCGGTGGCGCAATGGGAAGCGGCCTACCAGCAACTACGCAGCCTGGCCGCGACCACCGACGGCCCCTTGGCGAAGACCGACATCGCTTGA
- a CDS encoding four-helix bundle copper-binding protein: MTAVNKEMEACIDNCLACYRHCLQTASNHCLEAGGEHVEPEHFRLMMACAEICRTAAHTMLIGIEQHDRVCGACAEICAACADSCEGVGGMDDCVAACRRCADSCKKMAA, encoded by the coding sequence ATGACCGCCGTGAACAAAGAAATGGAAGCCTGCATCGACAACTGCCTGGCCTGCTATCGGCACTGCCTGCAAACCGCGTCCAACCACTGCCTGGAGGCGGGCGGCGAACATGTCGAACCCGAACACTTCCGCCTGATGATGGCCTGCGCAGAAATCTGCCGTACGGCCGCGCACACGATGCTGATTGGCATCGAACAACACGATCGCGTTTGCGGCGCGTGCGCCGAAATATGCGCCGCTTGCGCGGACAGCTGCGAAGGCGTCGGTGGCATGGACGACTGCGTTGCAGCCTGCCGGCGCTGCGCCGACAGCTGCAAAAAGATGGCGGCCTGA
- a CDS encoding CheR family methyltransferase produces MTLSSAAFVVGIGASAGGVEALEGFFAGIPKEPDMSFIVVTHLGPGRESHLPEVIGRHTSLPVNTAENDMAIEMNQVYVLGADADISISQGRIKLAATSGQRAGRRPIDQFFMSLARDYGQRAVGIVLSGSDSDGTLGLKTIKEYGGITMAQAPNGNGPAYAEMPDSAIGAGIIDFALPAVEMGTRLHMLDAAPTSPIGLLSADEDEAMLPEMERIKSDIYAILLTRTGHDFSGYKSKTFMRRVHRRMKVNQSDSLEAYLAYLRQTPQEAGALFRDLLISVTDFFRDPEAFEALAKLVVPQLLEGRSVGDTVRVWVPGCATGEEVYSLAILLREHMDKMDTPPRVQLFATDIDERALNIARTARYPGTLLDSVSPERRERFFIADGESYLVSKQIRELCIFSPHSVLRDPPFSRIDLVSCRNLLIYFGGTIQKQVFPTFHYALRSGGYLFLGMSENTTQFSDMFGPVDKKHRIFQRRSDIAVRPRPHFNLPSAGMPSSQDLLHRRLPASATGLRQSIDSQVLNQHAPPHVLVNKDGDVVYYSGRTGKYLEAAAGVPTRQILALARKDLRLDLRALLNDAMSTGVTATRHNVAIEGDDGRVQLLRLTVDPLLENREGEPLYLVLFADDGPPVSREEADAYLHAAHIGAAEQIESELRETRDRLQSTIEEYETALEELKSSNEELVSVNEELQSSNEELEASKEELVSLNEELHTVNAELQGKVDELDRSNSDLHNLFASTAFATLFLDGNLVIRSFTPPVSDVFRILPSDRGRPITDLASRVPLPSFAQDIQQVFRTQEVIERRIEGDGDAKHYLLRLAPYRDANNRVDGVVVTFIDITQITQAEKRHRILIAELQHRTRNLLALVQSIAYRTLGRGEPYDRLDSRLSALSRVQGLLSDASHEAVDFGEIVRRELDAVGHGQHVSVQGEPTFVSAECSQSLALALHELGTNALKHGALKYSSGQLQVQWHTRPQGDGQTLVVEWHESGLPTPPDTRRKGYGRELIEQALTFTLQARTSLDFREDGLRCRIEVPLRPSTNFKIAAK; encoded by the coding sequence ATGACCCTTTCCAGTGCCGCTTTTGTTGTGGGTATCGGTGCTTCCGCCGGCGGCGTGGAGGCCCTGGAAGGTTTCTTTGCGGGCATTCCCAAAGAGCCCGACATGTCGTTCATCGTGGTGACGCATCTGGGCCCGGGCCGCGAAAGCCATCTGCCGGAGGTCATCGGCCGCCACACGTCGTTGCCGGTCAACACCGCGGAAAACGACATGGCGATCGAGATGAACCAGGTCTATGTACTGGGGGCGGACGCCGACATCTCGATCAGCCAGGGCCGCATCAAGCTTGCCGCCACGTCCGGCCAGCGCGCCGGGCGGCGCCCCATCGATCAGTTCTTCATGTCGCTGGCACGCGATTATGGCCAACGCGCGGTGGGCATTGTGCTGTCCGGCAGCGATTCCGACGGCACCCTGGGCTTGAAGACCATCAAGGAATATGGCGGCATCACCATGGCCCAGGCCCCGAATGGCAACGGGCCGGCCTATGCCGAAATGCCCGACAGCGCCATCGGCGCCGGCATCATCGACTTTGCGCTGCCCGCAGTCGAAATGGGCACGCGCCTGCACATGCTTGACGCCGCGCCGACCTCCCCGATCGGCCTGTTAAGCGCCGACGAAGACGAAGCCATGCTCCCCGAAATGGAAAGGATCAAGTCGGACATCTATGCGATTTTGCTGACCCGCACGGGCCATGATTTCAGCGGTTACAAAAGCAAGACCTTCATGCGTCGCGTGCATCGCCGCATGAAGGTAAACCAGTCGGACTCGCTGGAGGCCTACCTGGCGTACCTGCGGCAAACGCCCCAGGAAGCCGGCGCGCTGTTTCGTGACCTGTTGATCAGCGTGACCGACTTCTTCCGCGACCCCGAGGCGTTCGAGGCGCTGGCCAAGCTGGTGGTGCCGCAGCTGCTGGAAGGGCGCAGCGTTGGCGATACCGTCAGGGTGTGGGTGCCTGGCTGTGCCACCGGCGAAGAAGTCTATTCGCTTGCCATCCTGCTGCGCGAGCACATGGACAAGATGGATACGCCTCCGCGCGTGCAGCTGTTCGCCACCGACATCGACGAGCGGGCGCTGAATATTGCGCGCACGGCCCGCTATCCGGGCACGCTGCTGGACAGCGTCAGCCCGGAACGCCGCGAGCGGTTCTTCATTGCCGATGGCGAAAGTTATCTGGTCAGCAAGCAGATCCGCGAACTGTGCATTTTTTCGCCGCACAGCGTTTTGCGCGACCCGCCCTTTTCGCGCATCGACCTGGTGTCGTGCCGCAATCTGTTGATCTATTTCGGCGGCACCATTCAGAAGCAGGTGTTCCCGACGTTCCATTACGCGCTGCGCAGCGGCGGCTATCTGTTCCTGGGCATGTCGGAAAACACGACGCAGTTCTCCGATATGTTCGGCCCCGTGGACAAAAAGCATCGGATTTTCCAGCGGCGCAGCGACATCGCCGTACGCCCGCGACCGCATTTCAACCTGCCATCGGCGGGGATGCCGTCGTCGCAGGACCTTCTGCATCGGCGCCTGCCGGCCAGTGCCACGGGGCTGCGCCAATCCATCGATTCGCAGGTGCTGAACCAGCATGCGCCGCCCCACGTACTGGTCAACAAAGATGGCGACGTGGTGTATTACTCGGGCCGCACGGGCAAGTACCTGGAGGCGGCGGCGGGCGTGCCGACGCGCCAGATCCTGGCGCTGGCGCGCAAGGACCTGCGCCTGGACCTGCGCGCGCTGCTCAACGACGCCATGTCCACCGGCGTGACGGCCACGCGGCATAACGTGGCCATCGAAGGCGACGACGGCCGCGTGCAGCTGCTGCGCCTGACGGTGGACCCGTTGCTGGAGAACCGCGAAGGCGAACCGCTGTACCTGGTGCTGTTCGCCGACGACGGCCCGCCCGTCAGCCGCGAAGAGGCCGACGCCTATCTGCACGCCGCGCACATCGGCGCGGCCGAACAGATTGAAAGCGAGCTGCGCGAAACGCGCGACCGCCTGCAATCGACCATCGAGGAATACGAAACCGCGCTGGAAGAATTGAAGTCATCCAACGAAGAGCTGGTCTCGGTCAACGAAGAGTTGCAATCGTCCAACGAAGAGCTGGAAGCGTCCAAGGAAGAACTGGTGTCGCTCAACGAAGAGCTGCACACCGTGAATGCCGAATTGCAAGGCAAGGTCGACGAGCTGGACCGCAGCAACAGCGACCTGCACAACCTGTTTGCCAGCACCGCGTTCGCCACGCTGTTCCTGGACGGCAACCTGGTGATCCGCAGCTTCACGCCGCCCGTGTCAGACGTGTTCCGCATCTTGCCCAGCGACCGGGGTCGGCCCATTACCGACCTGGCCAGCCGCGTCCCGTTGCCCTCGTTCGCGCAAGACATCCAGCAGGTGTTTCGAACCCAGGAAGTGATCGAGCGCCGCATTGAAGGCGATGGCGACGCCAAGCACTACCTGCTGCGGCTGGCGCCTTACCGCGATGCCAACAACCGCGTGGACGGCGTGGTCGTCACCTTCATCGACATCACGCAGATCACGCAGGCCGAAAAGCGGCATCGCATCCTGATTGCCGAGCTGCAACACCGCACCCGCAACCTGCTGGCGCTGGTGCAGAGCATTGCGTATCGCACCCTGGGGCGTGGCGAGCCCTATGACCGGCTGGACAGCCGGCTGTCGGCGCTGAGCCGGGTGCAGGGCCTGCTAAGCGATGCGTCGCACGAGGCCGTGGATTTTGGCGAGATCGTGCGCCGCGAGCTGGACGCCGTGGGGCACGGGCAGCACGTGTCGGTGCAAGGCGAGCCCACGTTCGTCAGCGCGGAATGCAGCCAGTCACTGGCATTGGCGCTGCACGAACTGGGCACCAACGCGCTCAAGCATGGCGCCTTGAAATACTCCAGTGGGCAGTTGCAGGTGCAATGGCACACGCGGCCACAGGGCGACGGGCAGACGCTGGTTGTGGAATGGCACGAGTCCGGCCTGCCCACGCCGCCTGATACGCGCCGCAAGGGCTATGGGCGCGAGCTTATCGAACAGGCACTGACGTTCACCCTGCAAGCGCGCACGTCGCTGGATTTCAGGGAAGATGGCCTGCGCTGCCGTATTGAAGTTCCATTACGACCGTCGACCAACTTTAAGATCGCGGCCAAGTAA
- a CDS encoding response regulator, with amino-acid sequence MTETLPLSACKLLIVEDEYVIAETLAEALREVGAEIVGMIGWLDEATRFADTHAGQFNCAVVDINLHGTLSYPLIDALTAQGVHVVLLTGFGVEALEACYREFPRCEKPFNQARLISMLLSRFGQ; translated from the coding sequence ATGACTGAAACTCTCCCACTGTCGGCTTGCAAGTTGCTGATCGTTGAAGACGAATACGTCATTGCGGAAACGCTGGCGGAAGCGCTGCGCGAAGTGGGCGCCGAGATCGTCGGCATGATCGGATGGCTGGACGAGGCGACGCGCTTTGCCGACACACACGCCGGGCAATTCAATTGCGCGGTGGTTGACATCAATTTGCACGGCACGCTGTCTTATCCGCTGATCGATGCGTTGACGGCGCAGGGCGTGCATGTGGTGCTGCTGACGGGGTTTGGCGTCGAGGCCCTGGAAGCGTGCTATCGCGAATTTCCCCGTTGCGAAAAGCCCTTCAACCAGGCCAGATTGATATCGATGCTGCTGTCCCGGTTCGGCCAGTAG
- a CDS encoding DUF2243 domain-containing protein has protein sequence MNAPLRAGPAATLPRRHPWAGFLLGFGMGGFFDGILLHQILQWHHLLSGLNAASLADLRVQVVADGVFHALMYAVAGAGLWSLYRSRGAGMPPRKRLLAEFLIGFGAWHVIDAVLSHWVVGLHRLRMDVADPLPWELAWLVLFGIVPLLAGWALRRQGAGAGGAGGAGGAAVSALLAVVITTAAALNLYPVSAPAQDTSVVVLRPGASAAGLLAALDGTDARVVWADASGGVWVLADAPSATLFSLFGAGALYVSGASAPGGCSAWIAPRDGRA, from the coding sequence ATGAACGCGCCGCTGCGGGCCGGCCCGGCCGCCACCCTGCCCCGCCGCCATCCGTGGGCGGGTTTTTTATTGGGCTTCGGCATGGGGGGCTTTTTCGACGGCATCCTGCTGCATCAGATATTGCAATGGCACCACCTTCTTTCCGGTCTGAACGCGGCATCCCTGGCTGATTTGCGCGTGCAAGTCGTGGCCGATGGCGTTTTCCACGCCCTGATGTATGCGGTGGCAGGGGCAGGCTTGTGGAGTCTGTACCGCTCGCGCGGTGCCGGCATGCCGCCGCGCAAGCGTCTGCTGGCCGAATTCCTGATCGGCTTTGGGGCATGGCATGTGATCGATGCCGTGTTGTCGCATTGGGTGGTGGGCCTGCATCGGCTACGCATGGATGTGGCCGACCCCTTGCCCTGGGAGCTGGCGTGGCTGGTCCTGTTTGGGATCGTGCCGCTTCTGGCGGGGTGGGCGCTGCGGCGGCAAGGAGCGGGCGCGGGGGGCGCGGGCGGCGCGGGCGGCGCCGCCGTGTCCGCGTTGCTGGCCGTGGTCATCACCACGGCGGCGGCCCTGAACCTGTATCCGGTGTCGGCGCCGGCCCAGGACACGTCGGTGGTGGTGTTGCGGCCGGGCGCCAGCGCGGCGGGTCTGCTGGCCGCGCTGGACGGCACGGACGCCCGCGTGGTGTGGGCGGACGCGTCGGGCGGCGTGTGGGTATTGGCGGATGCGCCCAGCGCGACGTTGTTTTCCCTGTTTGGCGCGGGCGCGCTTTACGTCAGCGGCGCCAGCGCACCGGGCGGCTGCTCGGCGTGGATTGCGCCGCGCGACGGGCGGGCCTGA